From Myxocyprinus asiaticus isolate MX2 ecotype Aquarium Trade chromosome 25, UBuf_Myxa_2, whole genome shotgun sequence, one genomic window encodes:
- the LOC127415696 gene encoding uncharacterized protein LOC127415696, translating into MKFRFSRTTGHSTFTTSPSNIFVIKMWILLAIWIIYFVDGKTINECRLVLHAVTTVVCQLYLALLPVRYATVHFANAVWHFLIAVHNTDEKCCIGEHNCSEGFRNSAIYYLEGLCLCCESVLHLLAVVSTLCVGVRHFLQGVLFLILSTMRWAQQMLLSFKEDVDEWDKEQKRKREASQKLREQVEEYLSEYCQEPITSLKPQMRKNHAKKK; encoded by the exons ATGAAGTTTCGTTTCTCACGAACAACCGGTCACTCCACATTCACTACCAGTCCGAGCAACATATTCGTCATAAAGATGTGGATTCTCTTGGCTATTTGGATTATCTATTTCGTGGATG gaAAAACTATTAACGAGTGTCGTTTGGTTCTTCATGCGGTGACTACAGTAGTGTGTCAGCTGTACCTGGCGCTGTTACCTGTGCGTTATGCCACTGTACACTTCGCCAACGCTGTGTGGCATTTTTTAATCGCAGTTCATAACACTGATGAAAAGTGTTGCATTGGAGAACATAATTGCTCAGAGGGTTTTAGGAACAGCGCTATATATTATTTGGAGGGACTGTGTTTATGTTGTGAATCAGTTTTACACCTGTTGGCAGTCGTGTCGACTCTGTGTGTCGGTGTCAGACACTTCCTGCAGGGGGTGCTGTTTCTCATTTTGTCGACGATGAGGTGGGCGCAACAGATGCTGCTGTCCTTTAAAGAAGATGTGGATGAATGGGACAAAGAacagaagagaaaaagagaagcaTCACAGAAACTGAGAGAACAAGTGGAGGAATACCTGTCAGAGTATTGTCAGGAGCCGATCACTTCGCTGAAGCCGCAGATGAGGAAAAATCACGCAAAAAAGAAATGA